The Methylomonas koyamae genome has a segment encoding these proteins:
- a CDS encoding FecR family protein: MNPSIPPIPESGANEQAEYWLALRESPFFDGEQEQRWRAWLAASRENLEAWQQAQTFFRRVENLPPAQIELIEQRLTAGLSPQSANAGAARTAGGRPALSRGLWAMPLAACLTLALGLGWVLNAGFFADFRTGTGEQRRVQLSDGSTVILNTASAISVEFSEKQRVIRLHNGEAHFKVAADAERPFEVVASGGRVRALGTAFDVKQWQGDMAVTVYEHSVRVAFANGETIARLPEGRRVASSGGKAGPAEPVNLKQVGAWQERRLVFKEKPLQQVVADLNRYRPGRIVIADAELAGHLVTGVFDANDPEAALNVIEKTLSADEIRLTDALVVLHRR, translated from the coding sequence ATGAACCCTTCCATCCCGCCGATTCCGGAGTCCGGAGCCAACGAGCAAGCCGAATATTGGCTGGCCCTGCGCGAATCGCCTTTTTTCGACGGCGAGCAGGAACAACGCTGGCGCGCTTGGCTGGCGGCCAGCCGGGAGAATCTGGAAGCCTGGCAACAGGCGCAGACTTTTTTTCGGCGGGTGGAAAACTTGCCTCCGGCCCAAATCGAACTGATAGAACAGCGGCTGACAGCCGGGCTGTCACCTCAGTCCGCGAATGCCGGCGCGGCGCGAACCGCCGGCGGCCGGCCGGCGCTAAGCCGCGGCCTGTGGGCGATGCCGCTGGCAGCCTGCCTGACGTTGGCGCTGGGTTTGGGCTGGGTATTGAATGCCGGTTTCTTTGCCGACTTCCGCACCGGCACCGGCGAACAACGCCGGGTACAACTCAGCGACGGCTCGACGGTGATTCTAAACACGGCCTCGGCTATCTCGGTGGAATTTTCCGAAAAACAGCGGGTGATTCGGTTGCATAACGGCGAAGCCCATTTCAAAGTCGCTGCCGATGCGGAGCGGCCGTTCGAAGTGGTGGCGAGCGGCGGCCGGGTCAGGGCCTTGGGTACGGCCTTCGACGTTAAACAGTGGCAAGGCGACATGGCGGTTACGGTCTATGAGCACAGCGTGCGCGTCGCATTCGCCAACGGCGAGACGATAGCGCGCTTGCCGGAAGGCCGGCGCGTCGCATCGTCGGGCGGTAAAGCCGGTCCGGCGGAACCGGTCAATCTGAAGCAGGTCGGCGCTTGGCAAGAGCGGCGGCTGGTGTTCAAGGAAAAACCGCTGCAACAAGTGGTCGCCGACCTGAACCGTTACCGTCCCGGCCGGATCGTGATTGCCGATGCCGAACTGGCAGGCCATCTGGTAACCGGCGTATTCGACGCTAACGACCCGGAAGCGGCGTTGAACGTGATCGAGAAGACCTTGTCCGCCGACGAAATCCGCCTGACCGACGCGCTGGTCGTACTGCACCGCCGTTAG
- a CDS encoding RNA polymerase sigma factor — MLELSAVDIANLMHKHRQELLHFLSQRTRCTDAAQDIFQETFIRYAGYGGKHRVENPRAFIFRIAANLATDYLRSRNRHSGHDPEADTGEAETVGPASLSAERAAMSQQQLQQLIAALDELSPKCREVFILLKLKHCSYAEVEQRLGISHTMIFKYLTQALRHCRQKIGELD; from the coding sequence ATGCTCGAATTGTCCGCCGTCGACATCGCCAATCTGATGCATAAGCATCGCCAGGAGTTATTGCATTTTCTGTCGCAACGCACCCGTTGCACGGATGCCGCCCAGGATATTTTTCAAGAGACCTTTATCCGTTACGCCGGTTACGGCGGCAAGCACCGGGTGGAAAATCCGCGCGCTTTTATCTTCAGAATCGCAGCCAATCTGGCGACCGATTATCTGCGCAGCCGCAATCGCCATTCCGGGCACGATCCGGAAGCCGATACAGGCGAGGCCGAAACCGTAGGGCCGGCTTCCTTGTCCGCGGAGAGGGCCGCGATGTCGCAACAGCAACTTCAGCAATTGATCGCCGCGCTGGACGAGTTATCACCCAAATGCCGGGAAGTCTTCATCCTGCTCAAACTGAAACACTGCAGCTACGCGGAAGTGGAGCAGCGGCTGGGTATCTCGCACACGATGATATTCAAGTATCTGACGCAAGCCCTGCGCCACTGCCGGCAGAAAATCGGCGAACTCGATTGA
- the fliW gene encoding flagellar assembly protein FliW, giving the protein MEIQSKLLGNQEINPETIINFPRGLPGFEDQTRFKLFHQEGSEIVYWLQSVDNGDLTFSVAHPAHFNINYNFTVTDAEEALLQVEPGDELVILILLHKDNEQENGKPTIKGSIKSPILINANKRIGMQKVLVAIEQSITLTEKISEIDVSEA; this is encoded by the coding sequence ATGGAAATTCAATCGAAGTTATTAGGCAACCAGGAAATCAATCCGGAAACCATCATCAATTTTCCGCGCGGCCTGCCCGGTTTTGAAGATCAGACCCGCTTTAAGCTGTTTCATCAGGAAGGCAGCGAAATCGTGTATTGGCTGCAGTCGGTGGACAATGGAGACCTGACCTTTTCGGTCGCGCATCCGGCCCATTTCAACATCAATTACAACTTTACCGTGACCGACGCCGAGGAAGCCTTGCTGCAAGTCGAGCCCGGCGACGAATTGGTGATTTTGATCCTGCTGCATAAGGACAACGAGCAGGAGAATGGCAAGCCGACCATCAAGGGGTCGATTAAATCGCCGATCTTGATCAACGCCAACAAACGTATCGGCATGCAAAAGGTATTGGTGGCGATAGAGCAGAGCATCACGCTGACCGAAAAAATCAGCGAAATCGACGTATCGGAAGCTTAA
- the panD gene encoding aspartate 1-decarboxylase yields MNINMLKAKLHRARVTNSELDYEGSCAIDGKILDFSGIREYEQIHIYNVNNGQRFTTYAIRAEEGSGIFSINGAAARLACPGDLIIVCAFASLDEKELKNYKPTLVYFDGNNKITHSSHSVPVQAA; encoded by the coding sequence ATGAACATAAACATGCTTAAAGCCAAGCTGCATCGCGCCCGCGTGACCAATTCGGAATTGGACTACGAGGGATCATGCGCGATCGACGGCAAGATTTTGGATTTTTCAGGGATCCGGGAATACGAGCAAATCCATATCTACAACGTCAACAACGGCCAGCGTTTCACCACTTACGCTATCCGTGCCGAAGAGGGCTCGGGCATTTTTTCGATTAACGGCGCTGCCGCCCGTCTGGCATGTCCCGGAGATTTGATTATCGTCTGCGCCTTTGCCAGTCTCGACGAGAAGGAACTGAAAAACTACAAGCCGACTTTGGTTTACTTCGACGGCAACAACAAAATCACCCATTCCAGCCATTCCGTTCCTGTTCAGGCCGCCTGA
- the panC gene encoding pantoate--beta-alanine ligase: protein MQTVNNVAELRQTIRQWRQAGHSIGFVPTMGNLHAGHIRLVETAKTQADKVVVSIFVNPTQFGPNEDFDSYPRTESQDAEKLAACGADLLFLPGVAEIYPQASQTRVSVAGLSALHCGASRPGHFDGVALVVCKLLNMVQPDCLLMGEKDFQQLALIRQMVADLNIPVTVQGVATVREADGLAMSSRNGYLTEPQRQAAPALYRVLIAARDKLLAGAADYRAVEDSAKHALQAAGFNVDYFSVCRSADLQPARPGDTELVVLAAAKLGATRLIDNVYFCMPSA from the coding sequence ATGCAAACGGTCAATAACGTCGCCGAGTTAAGGCAAACCATCCGGCAATGGCGGCAAGCCGGCCACAGCATCGGCTTCGTGCCGACTATGGGCAATCTGCACGCCGGCCATATCCGGTTGGTCGAAACCGCCAAGACTCAGGCCGATAAGGTTGTCGTCAGTATTTTCGTCAATCCGACTCAATTCGGCCCGAACGAAGATTTCGACAGTTACCCGCGCACCGAAAGCCAGGATGCCGAGAAATTGGCCGCCTGCGGCGCCGACTTGTTGTTTTTGCCCGGTGTCGCCGAAATATATCCGCAAGCGTCGCAAACTCGGGTGTCGGTGGCCGGGCTGTCGGCTTTGCATTGCGGCGCCAGCCGGCCCGGCCATTTCGACGGCGTCGCCCTGGTGGTCTGCAAGTTATTGAACATGGTCCAGCCCGATTGCTTGCTGATGGGGGAAAAGGATTTCCAACAGTTGGCGCTAATCCGGCAGATGGTGGCCGATTTGAACATTCCGGTTACGGTGCAAGGTGTGGCGACGGTGCGGGAAGCCGATGGCTTGGCGATGAGTTCGCGTAACGGCTATTTGACCGAGCCGCAACGGCAAGCCGCCCCGGCGCTATACCGGGTGTTGATCGCCGCCCGCGACAAATTGTTGGCCGGGGCCGCCGATTACCGTGCGGTCGAGGACTCCGCCAAGCATGCATTGCAAGCTGCCGGGTTTAACGTGGATTATTTTTCGGTCTGCCGGAGTGCCGATTTGCAGCCCGCCCGGCCCGGAGATACGGAGCTGGTGGTGTTGGCCGCCGCCAAATTAGGCGCTACCCGCCTGATAGATAACGTGTATTTTTGCATGCCAAGCGCTTGA
- the panB gene encoding 3-methyl-2-oxobutanoate hydroxymethyltransferase: MKLYADSAKSLTISDLAAMKRNGEKISCLTAYDASFAALLDQVGIDVLLVGDSLGMVIQGANSTVPVTVDDMAYHCRCVAGAAQRAFIVADLPFASYAEPAQALANAARLMQQGLAQMVKLEGAKIEVVRFLVDQGVPVCGHLGLLPQSVNRLGGYRVQGRDAVQAETILREAQQLEQAGAGLLVLECVPAVLAKTISQTLAIPVIGIGAGVDCDGQVLVLYDMLNIGTGNRPRFSRNFMAGAASIEDAVVRYHQAVKAAQFPGSEHSY, from the coding sequence GTGAAACTTTACGCCGATTCCGCAAAAAGCCTGACGATCAGCGATCTGGCCGCAATGAAGCGCAACGGCGAGAAAATCAGTTGCCTGACCGCTTACGACGCCAGTTTCGCGGCGCTGTTGGATCAGGTCGGAATCGACGTGCTGCTGGTCGGCGATTCGTTGGGCATGGTGATCCAAGGCGCCAACAGCACCGTGCCGGTCACGGTGGACGATATGGCTTACCATTGCCGCTGTGTGGCAGGCGCGGCGCAACGGGCTTTCATCGTCGCCGATTTGCCGTTTGCCAGTTATGCCGAGCCGGCCCAAGCATTGGCCAATGCCGCGCGCTTGATGCAGCAGGGTTTGGCGCAGATGGTTAAGCTGGAGGGGGCAAAAATCGAAGTAGTGCGTTTTCTGGTGGACCAAGGCGTGCCGGTCTGCGGCCATCTGGGTTTGCTGCCGCAATCGGTCAACCGTTTGGGCGGATACCGGGTGCAAGGCCGCGATGCCGTCCAGGCCGAAACCATCCTGCGAGAGGCGCAACAACTGGAACAGGCCGGTGCCGGATTGCTGGTGCTGGAATGCGTCCCGGCCGTTCTGGCCAAAACAATCAGCCAAACGCTGGCCATTCCGGTGATCGGCATCGGCGCCGGGGTCGACTGCGACGGTCAGGTGTTGGTGTTGTACGATATGCTGAACATCGGCACCGGCAACCGGCCGCGCTTCTCTCGCAATTTCATGGCGGGAGCCGCTAGCATAGAAGACGCGGTGGTTCGCTATCATCAAGCGGTGAAAGCCGCGCAATTCCCCGGTTCGGAACATAGCTACTGA